Proteins encoded within one genomic window of Papio anubis isolate 15944 chromosome X, Panubis1.0, whole genome shotgun sequence:
- the FOXP3 gene encoding forkhead box protein P3 isoform X5 translates to MPNPRPGKPSAPSLALGPSPGASPSWRAAPKASDLLGARGPGGIFQGRDLRGGAHASSSSLNPMPPSQLQLPTLPLVMVAPSGARLGPLPHLQALLQDRPHFMHQLSTVDAHARTPVLQVHPLESPAMISLPPPTTATGVFSLKARPGLPPGINVASLEWVSREPALLCTFPNPGAPRKDRSVDRAGKDPHPPIPSPDTLYPPSTLSAMPQSSYPLLANGVCKWPGCEKVFEEPEDFLKHCQADHLLDEKGRAQCLLQREMVQSLEQQLVLEKEKLSAMQAHLAGKMALTKASSVASSDKGSCCIVAAGSQGSAVPAWSGPREAPDSLFAVRRHLWGSHGNSTFPEFLHNMDYFKFHNMRPPFTYATLIRWAILEAPEKQRTLNEIYHWFTRMFAFFRNHPATWKNAIRHNLSLHKCFVRVESEKGAVWTVDELEFRKKRSQRPSRCSNPTPGP, encoded by the exons ATGCCCAACCCCAGGCCAGGCAAGCCCTCGGCCCCTTCCTTGGCCCTTGGCCCATCCCCAGGAGCCTCACCCAGCTGGAGGGCTGCGCCCAAAGCCTCAGACCTGCTGGGGGCCCGGGGCCCTGGGGGAATCTTCCAGGGCCGAGATCTTCGAGGCGGGGCTcatgcctcctcttcctccttgaaCCCTATGCCACCATCGCAGCTGCAG CTGCCCACACTGCCCCTAGTCATGGTGGCACCCTCCGGGGCACGGCTGGGCCCCTTGCCCCACTTACAGGCACTCCTCCAGGACAGGCCACATTTCATGCACCAG CTCTCAACGGTGGATGCCCACGCCCGGACCCCTGTGCTGCAGGTGCACCCCCTGGAGAGCCCAGCCATGATCAGCCTCCCACCACCCACCACTGCCACTGGGGTCTTCTCCCTCAAGGCCCGGCCTGGCCTCCCACCTG GGATCAACGTGGCCAGCCTGGAATGGGTGTCCAGGGAACCAGCACTGCTCTGCACCTTCCCAAATCCTGGTGCACCCAGGAAGGACAGGTCAGTGGACAGGGCTGGGAAGGATCCTCACCCTCCTATCCCCTCCCCTGACACCCTCTATCCCCCCAGCACCCTTTCGGCCATGCCCCAGAGCTCCTACCCACTGCTGGCAAATGGTGTCTGCAAGTGGCCCGGATGTGAGAAGGTCTTCGAAGAGCCAGAGGACTTCCTCAA GCACTGCCAAGCAGACCATCTTCTGGATGAGAAGGGCAGGGCACAATGTCTCCTCCAGAGAGAGATGGTACAGTCTCTGGAGCAGCAG CTGGTGCTGGAGAAGGAGAAGCTGAGTGCTATGCAGGCCCACCTGGCTGGGAAAATGGCACTGACCAAGGCTTCATCTGTG GCATCATCTGACAAGGGCTCCTGCTGCATTGTAGCTGCTGGCAGCCAAGGCAGTGCCGTCCCAGCCTGGTCTGGCCCCCGGGAGGCCCCTGACAGCCTGTTTGCTGTGCGGAGGCACCTGTGGGGTAGCCATGGAAACAGCACATTCCCAG AGTTCCTTCACAACATGGACTACTTCAAGTTCCACAATATGCGACCCCCTTTCACCTATGCCACGCTCATCCGCTGG GCCATCCTGGAGGCTCCAGAGAAGCAGCGGACACTCAATGAGATCTACCACTGGTTCACACGCATGTTCGCCTTCTTCAGAAACCATCCTGCCACCTGGAAG AATGCCATCCGCCACAACCTGAGCCTGCACAAGTGCTTTGTGCGGGTGGAGAGCGAGAAGGGGGCTGTGTGGACCGTGGATGAGTTGGAGTTCCGCAAGAAACGGAGCCAGAGGCCAAGCAGGTGTTCCAACCCTACACCTGGCCCCTGA